A window of Hypnocyclicus thermotrophus contains these coding sequences:
- a CDS encoding methyl-accepting chemotaxis protein, with protein sequence MKKTKISKKINVAVILVLVIFSLFNSIVSIIAEQKRSKRVLENLTKNYYNEKKQDLINLVDSIASFIEGKNEQEIIEILDKAKYDSTGYFWVNDTTLPYPKMIYNPNGKSLTGKLLNNTKYNVVGENKENLFVALVKKANKNGAGFVEYTWLNPKSGKKEPKLSYGKKIGNYIIATGIYLSEIQSIIDREKIAAKKNIQNIIIRQIILSFIIIIISWLIFRLILRKIVKPLEEVNRNMKLIAEGEADLTNKIQIVSNDEVGELAEYFNKFLDKLHDIIYEIKQLTIVLTDRNTQIHNIMDNIIKGRESEYLHQLEERLEAGTIHLQEYIDRVLDNVRNQTAASEESLAAIQQISAASQESKLKTNDVSKNSEIAINVSVSGHKKITDMNGQMSTIRNSVDSAEKEINKLVKSSQIIGDITVAINAIAEQTNLLALNAAIEAARAGEAGRGFSVVAEEIRKLAEQTNKETKKIEKIVSNIQKQIENVKEANIDIDNKVEFTLNTTNELTETILNINKLIDENNVLIQDVNKMIDEQNMSVQDVSKAIELLTNSSTNIESVSINTQEISVKIGDILNNNLSEIKDTVELVQELEKKVKGFKTK encoded by the coding sequence ATGAAAAAAACAAAAATTTCTAAAAAAATTAATGTGGCAGTGATATTAGTATTGGTAATTTTTAGTTTATTTAATTCTATAGTGAGTATAATAGCAGAACAAAAGCGAAGTAAAAGAGTATTAGAAAATTTAACTAAAAATTATTACAATGAAAAAAAACAAGATTTAATAAATTTAGTGGATTCAATAGCAAGTTTTATTGAAGGGAAAAATGAACAAGAAATCATAGAGATTTTGGATAAAGCTAAATATGATTCAACAGGTTATTTCTGGGTAAATGATACTACACTACCTTATCCCAAAATGATATATAATCCAAATGGGAAATCACTTACAGGTAAATTATTAAATAATACTAAATATAATGTAGTGGGTGAAAATAAAGAAAATTTATTTGTTGCATTAGTTAAAAAAGCAAATAAAAATGGGGCTGGTTTTGTAGAATATACATGGTTAAATCCAAAAAGTGGGAAAAAAGAACCAAAACTTAGTTATGGTAAAAAAATAGGGAATTATATTATAGCAACAGGAATATATTTATCAGAAATTCAAAGTATAATAGATAGGGAAAAAATAGCAGCCAAAAAAAATATACAAAATATAATAATAAGACAAATTATTTTATCGTTTATTATTATTATTATTTCTTGGTTAATCTTTAGATTAATTTTAAGAAAAATAGTAAAACCATTAGAAGAAGTAAATAGAAATATGAAACTTATTGCAGAAGGAGAAGCGGATCTTACTAATAAAATACAAATAGTATCTAATGATGAAGTGGGAGAGTTAGCAGAATATTTTAATAAATTTCTTGATAAATTACATGATATTATATATGAAATTAAACAATTAACGATTGTATTAACAGATAGAAATACACAAATTCATAATATTATGGATAATATAATTAAAGGAAGAGAATCAGAGTATTTGCATCAGTTAGAAGAAAGACTTGAAGCAGGAACTATCCATTTACAAGAATATATAGATAGAGTACTTGATAATGTAAGAAATCAAACGGCAGCCTCAGAAGAAAGTTTAGCTGCAATACAACAAATTTCAGCAGCGTCTCAAGAATCAAAATTAAAAACAAATGACGTCAGTAAAAATAGTGAAATTGCAATAAATGTATCTGTTAGCGGCCACAAAAAGATAACGGATATGAATGGTCAAATGAGTACTATAAGAAATAGTGTAGACAGTGCAGAAAAAGAAATAAACAAATTAGTTAAATCATCACAAATAATAGGTGATATAACAGTAGCAATAAATGCAATAGCAGAACAAACAAATTTACTTGCATTAAATGCAGCAATAGAAGCGGCAAGAGCAGGAGAAGCGGGAAGAGGATTTAGTGTAGTAGCAGAAGAGATAAGAAAATTAGCAGAGCAAACAAATAAAGAGACTAAAAAAATAGAAAAAATAGTGTCTAATATACAAAAACAAATAGAAAATGTAAAAGAAGCTAATATAGACATTGATAATAAAGTAGAATTTACACTAAATACAACAAATGAATTAACAGAAACTATATTAAATATAAATAAATTAATAGATGAAAACAATGTATTAATTCAAGATGTAAATAAAATGATAGATGAACAAAATATGTCAGTTCAAGATGTAAGTAAAGCTATAGAATTATTAACAAATAGCTCTACCAATATAGAAAGTGTATCAATAAATACTCAAGAAATTTCGGTTAAAATAGGGGATATTTTAAATAATAATCTTTCTGAAATAAAAGATACTGTTGAATTAGTTCAAGAACTAGAAAAAAAAGTAAAAGGATTTAAAACAAAATAA
- a CDS encoding methyl-accepting chemotaxis protein: MKKGKRKKVKYQIIIPVFIAFIIISILDILYTSYTFNKELVERVTRLRDEQIEFNKVKLNDLVSLGIGVLDKYNKLYESGEMTLEEAKNKAKETIRNMRYTGNNYFWIDNGNYINILYSVKPKAEGTNRENLIDKQGKKLVKELVDIAKQNGESYVTYYYPKPGGTTELPKLGHVKQFKPWDWYIGTGFYIDDIEVKVKNMEQNELKVLGKNIKQRIFSNILMFIVLVLILSFATDIMAKTIKDVNKVLEAAAKDGELDAKIVTKQNNEFAVMAEDINAFMERIKTIIKETKNLGDEVKNTFTLVVNIMDNLINGKDSEVYNELKDKLNNGIIQLNEAIENVVDNVRNQTAASEESLAALEEITATTETINENIKVTNVSFAETLKITERSFKDITELTESMENISESTEETNTEIEKLKELSNSIGDITVAINAIAEQTNLLALNAAIEAARAGEAGRGFSVVAEEIRKLAEQTNKETDKIENLVKTIQNEVEIVKTGADEVKEKVTRGIKLTNRSLENMTRIKENNDKNAKQINEISVAVDEQSHASKEVTTAISSIADSSTEIESLTIEVTDTSNEIKEKILMNQEILSSLESIINKLQEDLNFFKVK; this comes from the coding sequence ATGAAAAAAGGTAAGAGAAAAAAAGTAAAATATCAAATAATTATTCCAGTATTTATTGCATTTATTATAATTTCAATATTAGATATTTTATATACCTCTTATACTTTTAATAAAGAGTTAGTAGAGAGAGTAACAAGACTGAGAGATGAACAAATTGAATTTAATAAAGTAAAGTTAAATGACCTAGTTTCATTGGGGATAGGTGTGTTAGATAAGTATAATAAACTTTATGAATCTGGAGAGATGACATTAGAAGAGGCTAAAAATAAAGCAAAAGAAACAATCAGAAATATGAGATATACTGGAAATAATTATTTTTGGATAGATAATGGTAATTATATTAATATATTATATTCAGTTAAACCAAAAGCAGAGGGAACAAATAGAGAAAACTTAATAGATAAACAAGGGAAAAAATTAGTAAAAGAGTTAGTGGATATAGCAAAACAAAATGGTGAATCTTATGTTACATATTATTATCCAAAACCTGGTGGAACTACAGAGCTCCCAAAACTTGGACATGTAAAGCAATTTAAACCTTGGGATTGGTATATAGGAACGGGTTTTTATATAGATGATATAGAAGTAAAAGTAAAAAATATGGAACAAAATGAATTAAAAGTACTTGGTAAAAATATAAAACAAAGAATATTTTCTAATATACTAATGTTTATTGTTCTTGTATTAATTTTAAGTTTTGCTACTGATATAATGGCAAAAACTATTAAAGATGTTAATAAAGTATTAGAAGCTGCAGCAAAAGATGGAGAGCTCGATGCTAAAATAGTTACAAAACAAAATAATGAGTTTGCTGTAATGGCAGAAGATATAAATGCATTTATGGAGAGAATAAAAACTATAATTAAAGAAACTAAAAACCTTGGAGACGAAGTAAAAAATACCTTTACATTAGTTGTAAATATAATGGATAATTTAATAAATGGTAAAGACAGTGAAGTGTATAATGAATTAAAAGATAAATTGAACAACGGTATAATACAACTTAATGAAGCAATAGAAAATGTAGTAGATAATGTAAGAAATCAAACGGCAGCATCAGAAGAAAGCTTAGCAGCGTTAGAAGAAATTACTGCTACTACAGAAACTATAAATGAAAATATTAAAGTTACTAACGTTTCTTTTGCTGAAACATTAAAAATAACAGAGAGAAGTTTTAAAGATATAACAGAATTAACAGAAAGTATGGAAAATATAAGTGAAAGTACTGAAGAAACAAATACAGAAATAGAAAAATTAAAGGAATTGTCAAATAGTATAGGTGATATAACAGTAGCAATAAATGCAATAGCAGAACAAACAAATTTACTTGCATTAAATGCAGCAATAGAAGCGGCAAGAGCAGGAGAAGCAGGAAGAGGATTTAGTGTAGTAGCAGAAGAGATAAGAAAATTAGCAGAGCAAACAAATAAAGAAACCGATAAGATAGAAAACCTAGTAAAAACTATTCAAAATGAAGTAGAAATAGTAAAAACGGGAGCAGATGAAGTAAAAGAAAAAGTAACAAGAGGAATAAAATTAACAAATCGATCACTTGAAAATATGACAAGAATAAAAGAGAATAATGATAAAAATGCTAAACAAATAAATGAAATCTCTGTAGCTGTAGACGAACAATCACATGCATCAAAAGAAGTAACAACGGCAATCAGTAGTATAGCTGATAGCTCAACAGAAATAGAAAGTTTAACAATAGAAGTAACAGATACTTCAAATGAAATTAAAGAAAAAATACTTATGAATCAAGAAATACTTTCATCATTAGAGAGCATTATTAATAAATTACAAGAAGATTTAAATTTCTTTAAAGTCAAATAA
- a CDS encoding ribonucleotide-diphosphate reductase subunit beta, with amino-acid sequence MSGKELEKLLTKKLLFNPKGNDNIEKRRIINGSTTNLFNLNNVKYKWANKLYRTMMENFWIPEKVDLTMDTLDYKKLTKFEKRAYDGILSFLVFLDSIQTNNVPKISEVITAPEINLVLSIQTYQEAIHSQSYAYTIESIIPVDDRENIYEFWRDDEVLFDRIKFIAKIYQKYHDNETIENFFKTLVADYLLEAIYFYNGFNFFYLLASRNLMPGTADIIRYINRDELSHVVLFQNIINDIKKENSEIFIDNIVYEMFDTAVKQEIEWTNHIIGDDVLGINKKSTEEYTKWLANQRLRSLGLNELYKGFDKNPYKHLEKIADTEGSGDTKANFFESTVTSYNQSSAVTGWDEI; translated from the coding sequence ATGTCTGGAAAAGAATTGGAAAAATTATTAACTAAAAAACTTTTATTCAATCCAAAAGGTAATGATAATATAGAAAAAAGAAGAATAATAAATGGTAGTACAACAAATTTATTTAATTTAAATAATGTGAAATATAAATGGGCAAATAAACTTTATAGAACTATGATGGAAAATTTTTGGATACCAGAAAAAGTAGATTTAACAATGGATACTTTAGATTATAAAAAGCTTACAAAATTTGAAAAAAGAGCATATGATGGTATTTTATCATTTTTAGTATTTTTAGATAGTATTCAAACAAACAATGTACCTAAAATATCGGAAGTAATTACAGCACCAGAAATAAATTTAGTGTTATCTATACAAACTTATCAAGAAGCTATACATTCACAAAGTTATGCATATACAATTGAAAGTATTATTCCTGTTGATGATAGAGAAAATATTTATGAATTTTGGAGAGATGATGAAGTGTTATTCGATAGAATAAAATTTATAGCAAAGATTTATCAAAAATATCATGATAATGAAACGATAGAAAATTTTTTTAAAACTTTAGTTGCGGATTATTTATTAGAGGCAATATATTTTTATAATGGATTTAACTTTTTTTATTTATTAGCTAGTAGAAATCTTATGCCTGGAACAGCAGATATTATTAGATATATAAACAGAGATGAACTTAGCCATGTAGTGCTTTTTCAAAATATAATTAATGATATCAAAAAAGAAAATTCTGAAATTTTTATAGATAACATTGTATATGAAATGTTTGACACAGCAGTAAAACAAGAAATAGAATGGACAAATCATATTATAGGTGATGATGTACTTGGGATTAATAAAAAAAGTACAGAAGAATATACAAAATGGCTAGCTAATCAAAGACTTAGAAGTTTAGGATTAAATGAATTATATAAAGGGTTTGATAAAAATCCATATAAACATCTTGAAAAAATAGCAGATACAGAAGGCTCAGGAGATACAAAAGCAAACTTTTTTGAAAGTACAGTTACAAGTTATAATCAATCAAGCGCTGTTACTGGGTGGGACGAAATATAA
- a CDS encoding ribonucleoside-diphosphate reductase subunit alpha, whose amino-acid sequence MAKIVKRDNRVSEVDIKEIREALEWASKDLEINYLELESHIQSIYTDTITTKDIQNSLITQALAMTTVDEPDWKKLAARLLLMEIYKESNRKIKEKGYYDYVNFVNNAIEKGLYSDEIKKIYSDEELKKASTFINQEYDFEYDYAGMSMLVNRYLIKDRNNVFELPQEMFLTIALMIASTEKKETRLKIAKEIYHHIAGRKISLATPILINLRKPNGNLSSCFITAIDDSLESIFYNITEIAKISKNGGGVGVNLSRIRGTSAEINKTPGASGGVIPWIKIINDTAVAVNQLGKRAGAVTVALDVWHLDIEHFLELQTENGDQRKKAYDIFPQVVVNDLFMERVKENKEWTLFEPNEIRLKYNVEIAELWGEEFKKHYKIFENDNKLKLTQKIKAKELLKKIMKTQIETGMPYIFFKDTVNKTNPNKHDGMIGSGNLCQESFSNFKPTKLNKEILNKEKIQSEYKSGLVHTCNLVSLNLSTLLERKDLEKATKLAVRILDNAIDLTVTPIQESNLHNKIYRTIGVGAMGLADYLAINKLPYRKNKETLIEVNDLFEYIALNAVKSSIELAKERGKYKKYEGSEWSKGILFGKNKKWFRENSNLYSEWEKTIENLEKYGIRNSQLLAIAPNTSSALVQGCSASVLPIFNKFYMDKNAKGVVPIAPPFIKKAFWYYKENKNIPQTDVVEIISTIQQWIDQGISFELVYNLNMEITAKDIYNTIMTAWEKGCKTIYYTRTIQKNSNRMNEKEECVSCAN is encoded by the coding sequence ATGGCTAAAATTGTGAAAAGAGATAACAGAGTATCAGAAGTAGACATTAAAGAAATAAGAGAAGCACTAGAATGGGCAAGTAAAGATCTAGAGATTAATTATTTAGAACTTGAAAGCCATATTCAAAGTATTTATACAGATACTATTACAACAAAAGATATACAAAATTCTCTTATAACACAAGCTCTTGCAATGACTACAGTTGATGAGCCAGATTGGAAAAAATTAGCAGCAAGACTTTTATTAATGGAAATATATAAAGAATCTAATAGAAAAATAAAAGAAAAGGGATATTATGATTATGTAAATTTTGTAAATAATGCGATAGAAAAAGGTTTATATAGTGATGAAATAAAAAAAATATATAGTGACGAAGAATTAAAAAAAGCATCTACATTTATAAATCAAGAATATGATTTTGAATATGATTATGCAGGAATGTCAATGCTTGTAAATAGATATCTTATTAAAGATAGAAATAATGTATTTGAACTTCCACAAGAGATGTTTTTGACAATTGCGCTTATGATAGCATCTACAGAAAAAAAAGAAACTAGATTAAAAATAGCAAAAGAAATTTATCATCATATTGCAGGAAGAAAAATATCTTTAGCCACTCCTATACTTATAAATTTGAGAAAACCAAATGGAAATTTATCATCATGCTTTATTACAGCGATAGATGATTCTTTGGAAAGTATATTTTACAATATAACTGAAATAGCTAAAATATCTAAAAATGGTGGTGGAGTAGGAGTAAATCTTAGTAGAATTCGAGGTACATCAGCAGAAATAAATAAAACTCCAGGGGCCTCAGGTGGAGTAATTCCTTGGATAAAAATTATAAATGATACAGCAGTAGCAGTTAATCAATTAGGAAAAAGAGCAGGAGCGGTAACTGTTGCATTAGATGTTTGGCATTTAGATATAGAACATTTTTTAGAGCTTCAAACAGAAAATGGAGATCAAAGAAAAAAAGCTTATGATATTTTTCCACAAGTAGTAGTTAATGATTTATTTATGGAAAGAGTAAAAGAAAATAAAGAGTGGACGTTATTTGAACCGAATGAAATAAGATTAAAATATAATGTTGAAATAGCTGAATTATGGGGTGAAGAATTTAAAAAACATTATAAAATATTTGAAAATGATAATAAACTAAAATTAACTCAAAAAATAAAGGCTAAAGAACTTTTAAAAAAAATAATGAAAACACAAATAGAGACAGGGATGCCATATATTTTCTTTAAGGATACTGTAAATAAAACAAATCCTAATAAACATGATGGAATGATAGGAAGCGGAAATCTTTGTCAAGAATCATTTTCTAATTTTAAACCAACAAAATTAAATAAAGAAATTCTTAATAAAGAAAAAATCCAAAGTGAATATAAAAGTGGACTTGTACATACATGCAATTTAGTTTCTTTAAATCTTTCTACTTTACTAGAAAGAAAAGATTTAGAAAAGGCTACTAAGTTAGCTGTAAGGATACTTGATAATGCTATTGATTTAACAGTTACTCCTATTCAAGAAAGTAATCTCCATAATAAGATATATAGAACGATAGGAGTAGGAGCCATGGGACTTGCAGATTATTTAGCAATAAATAAGCTACCTTATAGAAAAAATAAAGAAACATTAATAGAGGTGAATGATTTATTTGAATATATTGCTTTAAATGCTGTAAAATCTAGTATAGAACTCGCTAAAGAACGTGGGAAATATAAAAAATACGAAGGTAGTGAATGGAGTAAAGGGATATTATTTGGAAAAAATAAAAAGTGGTTTAGAGAAAATAGTAATTTATATAGTGAATGGGAAAAAACAATAGAAAATTTAGAGAAATATGGAATAAGAAACTCTCAATTATTAGCGATAGCACCAAATACTTCTAGTGCATTAGTACAAGGTTGTAGTGCGAGTGTATTACCTATATTTAATAAATTTTATATGGATAAAAATGCAAAAGGAGTTGTACCAATAGCACCGCCATTTATAAAAAAAGCGTTTTGGTATTACAAAGAAAATAAAAATATTCCACAAACCGATGTAGTAGAAATTATATCGACAATTCAACAATGGATAGATCAAGGAATAAGTTTTGAGCTAGTTTATAATTTAAATATGGAGATTACAGCAAAAGATATTTATAATACTATTATGACAGCATGGGAAAAAGGATGTAAAACTATATATTATACTAGAACAATTCAGAAAAATAGTAATAGAATGAATGAAAAAGAAGAATGTGTATCTTGTGCAAATTAA
- a CDS encoding APC family permease encodes MEQLQKKYGLATAVAMVVGVVIGSGVFFKADDILKLTNGNLIYALIAWGIGAFSMIFGALVFAEYAQRIEKSNGLVDYSEAAYGPRFGYLVGWFKGIIYFSPLSAILAWVASLYTMILFKSSNPVNSKETWILAFIYLSIISIINWTAPILAGKLQVTTTIIKLIPLFAVAIIGTISGIINGVTVSNFIEAANQVGSSRGTLASAVVATAFAYEGWIIAITINNEIKDSKINLPKALVIGTFIVFVVYISYFLGIAGVLKTGTIVNEGDNAIRLATTQLFGNIGSVVLTAFVVISCLGTLNGLVLSNMRIPYSLAIRNQGPIPNILSKINPKTNTPINSGIFSNILTLIYLGLWYASLNNLFGRYIGLDEIPIVMVYGIYLSLYIWYIKEFKELNFFKRFVIPICAIIGALIILYGGITNPAIGIYLVISLLVFASGLLFYRKA; translated from the coding sequence ATGGAACAGTTACAAAAGAAGTATGGTTTAGCAACAGCTGTTGCAATGGTGGTAGGAGTTGTAATTGGGTCTGGAGTTTTTTTCAAAGCTGATGACATCCTAAAACTTACAAATGGAAATTTAATATATGCATTAATTGCATGGGGAATAGGTGCTTTTTCAATGATTTTTGGTGCACTTGTTTTTGCTGAGTATGCTCAAAGAATAGAAAAATCAAATGGTCTAGTTGATTATTCAGAAGCAGCATATGGTCCAAGATTTGGATACCTTGTAGGATGGTTTAAAGGAATAATCTATTTTTCGCCTTTATCTGCAATACTTGCATGGGTCGCATCACTTTATACTATGATATTATTTAAAAGTAGTAATCCTGTTAACTCAAAAGAAACTTGGATTTTAGCATTTATATATTTATCAATAATATCTATAATAAATTGGACAGCACCTATTTTAGCTGGTAAATTGCAAGTAACTACTACTATAATTAAACTAATACCTTTATTTGCAGTAGCAATAATTGGAACAATTAGCGGAATTATTAATGGGGTTACAGTATCTAATTTTATTGAAGCAGCAAATCAAGTAGGAAGTAGTAGAGGAACACTTGCATCAGCAGTTGTTGCTACAGCATTTGCTTATGAAGGCTGGATAATAGCTATTACAATAAACAACGAAATAAAAGATTCAAAAATAAATTTACCAAAAGCTCTTGTAATAGGCACATTTATAGTATTTGTTGTGTATATATCATATTTTTTAGGGATAGCTGGAGTTTTAAAAACTGGAACTATCGTAAATGAAGGTGATAATGCTATTAGACTTGCTACTACACAGTTATTTGGAAATATTGGTTCTGTTGTATTAACTGCTTTTGTAGTAATATCTTGTCTTGGTACATTAAATGGTCTTGTTTTATCAAATATGAGAATCCCTTATTCACTTGCTATAAGAAATCAAGGACCTATACCAAATATTTTATCTAAAATCAATCCTAAAACAAATACACCTATAAATTCTGGTATTTTTTCTAATATTTTAACACTTATATATCTAGGGTTATGGTATGCTAGTTTAAATAATTTATTTGGTAGATATATAGGACTCGATGAAATTCCTATAGTAATGGTTTATGGAATATATTTATCACTTTATATATGGTATATAAAAGAATTTAAAGAATTAAATTTTTTCAAACGATTTGTAATACCTATTTGTGCAATTATTGGAGCATTAATCATATTATATGGTGGGATAACTAATCCTGCTATTGGAATATATCTTGTAATTTCTCTTTTAGTATTTGCGTCAGGACTATTATTCTATAGAAAAGCTTAA
- a CDS encoding NADPH-dependent oxidoreductase, producing the protein MIKYINKLGDDNVNETIKTIKNHRSIREYLNKDIPKEHLDAILEAAQAMPTSINGQQVSVIVVKDKNTKEKIAELAGGQPYIAKAPVFLVFVADFYKTYLAGKKAGEPQVIHESIESTAVGTFDSGLAMGAAIIAAESLGLGIVPIGGIRRNPEEMIKLLELPEYTYPLVGLCIGYAENNSKQKPRLPKETFIHNEKYQKDNLIKYISDYDKTMEMYLKEIGLENEENWSSRTASIYKQVYFPNVYPTMKSQGFKNDK; encoded by the coding sequence ATGATTAAGTATATTAATAAATTAGGAGATGATAATGTGAATGAAACTATAAAAACAATTAAAAACCATAGATCAATTAGAGAATATTTAAATAAGGATATTCCAAAAGAACATCTTGATGCAATTTTAGAAGCAGCTCAAGCAATGCCTACATCAATAAATGGCCAACAGGTTTCAGTTATTGTAGTAAAAGATAAAAATACAAAAGAAAAAATTGCTGAATTGGCTGGTGGACAACCATATATTGCAAAAGCACCTGTATTTTTAGTATTTGTAGCAGATTTTTATAAAACTTATTTAGCAGGTAAAAAAGCAGGTGAACCTCAAGTTATTCATGAAAGTATTGAAAGTACAGCAGTTGGGACATTTGATTCAGGACTTGCTATGGGGGCAGCAATAATTGCAGCAGAATCTTTAGGACTTGGAATAGTTCCTATAGGTGGAATTAGAAGAAATCCAGAAGAAATGATAAAACTTTTAGAATTACCTGAGTATACATATCCTTTAGTAGGATTATGTATAGGATATGCTGAAAATAACTCTAAACAAAAACCAAGATTACCAAAAGAAACATTTATTCATAATGAAAAATATCAAAAAGACAATTTAATTAAATATATTAGTGATTATGATAAAACAATGGAAATGTATTTAAAAGAAATAGGTCTTGAAAATGAAGAGAATTGGTCAAGTAGAACAGCAAGTATATATAAGCAAGTATATTTCCCTAATGTGTATCCTACAATGAAATCACAAGGATTTAAAAATGACAAATAA
- a CDS encoding lipocalin family protein yields the protein MNLKKYLAYLYQKLFYVKNVHHPLSVFKNRKKRVITLPKFDSFQRDQDVQWWYWTGHLKGVNRKSKEEREFGFEIVFFAFNSFIFFKNELAQAAITDIKDKNFSYYEDVKFLSLPKKLKNGYKFDFKNKKNWSKCSGGNGEDKLNFKIDNYLVKLKLKLKEKPVIRYNGKAYEYTFGGYTYYYSREKMETSGIMEIDNEIYDIYGITWFDRQLGELYQAIFKGWQWFALSLKNGNTIMLFDFFKENKNNYGSITKNNKTIELFKEDFNVKVINEWISKKTKIKYPSGWHIKLKNMDYYVYPKIKNQELACKHKFWIGPEYWEGDCIIKNIKDEFIGEAYVELNGFGHKLITIDIDNDGKRSFGF from the coding sequence ATGAATTTAAAAAAATATTTAGCATATTTATATCAAAAATTATTTTATGTAAAAAATGTACATCATCCATTGAGTGTTTTTAAAAATAGAAAAAAAAGAGTTATAACGTTACCAAAATTTGATTCTTTTCAAAGAGACCAAGATGTTCAATGGTGGTATTGGACAGGTCATCTAAAAGGAGTAAATAGAAAGAGTAAAGAAGAAAGAGAGTTTGGGTTTGAAATAGTTTTTTTTGCTTTTAATAGTTTTATTTTTTTTAAAAATGAATTAGCACAAGCTGCTATTACAGATATAAAAGATAAAAATTTTTCTTATTATGAAGATGTAAAATTTTTATCTTTACCTAAAAAATTAAAAAACGGTTATAAATTTGATTTTAAAAACAAAAAAAATTGGTCAAAATGTAGTGGGGGAAATGGAGAAGATAAACTTAATTTTAAAATAGATAATTATTTAGTTAAATTAAAATTAAAATTAAAAGAAAAACCAGTTATCAGATATAATGGAAAAGCTTATGAATATACTTTTGGAGGCTATACCTATTATTATTCTAGAGAAAAAATGGAAACAAGTGGGATTATGGAAATAGATAATGAAATATATGATATTTATGGAATAACATGGTTTGATAGACAATTAGGTGAGTTGTATCAAGCTATTTTTAAAGGGTGGCAGTGGTTTGCATTATCATTAAAAAATGGAAATACAATTATGTTATTTGATTTTTTTAAAGAAAATAAAAATAATTATGGAAGTATAACTAAGAATAATAAAACTATAGAATTATTTAAAGAAGATTTTAATGTAAAAGTAATTAATGAATGGATAAGTAAAAAAACAAAAATAAAATATCCTAGTGGATGGCATATAAAGTTAAAAAACATGGATTATTATGTTTATCCTAAAATAAAAAATCAAGAATTAGCTTGTAAACATAAATTTTGGATTGGGCCTGAATATTGGGAAGGGGATTGTATTATTAAAAATATTAAAGATGAGTTCATAGGTGAAGCATATGTAGAATTAAATGGATTTGGACATAAATTAATCACTATAGATATAGATAATGATGGAAAGAGAAGTTTTGGATTTTAA